The DNA region GACAAAGGTTATGCACCATATCATTGTTGACCAGGCTATTCAGGTTCTCTGCAATCATAATTACCCGCCATGGTGTATGAATGGTTCCGGTAATTGCCGCGGGTTTTGAACGTTTCAAGGTGTCTTCCGGACTATAGCGCAGTTTATAAGGATATGAGGTAGGCTGGTTTTGCGGCAAGCGCAGCACCATTCCCCGTCTTCCATTGCTTTGCAAAGCCATACCACCATAATTTTTAAGATCTGCCTCGGTTATAGCCACATATAGCTTGCTGCCAGGCAGCTGAAACGTAACTGAAGGTGCTGCCCATTGCCCGGCTTTTACCGTATCCAATAACCTCTTTTCATAAACACCCTCATAATGCATGTATAAGTCGTGATACCAGGCGGCAGTGCCTTTTGGCAAGGTAAATACCGTAGCCTCGTCTGCAATTCTCTTCTGTTGTTCTTTACCTGGAACGATTAGCCTGAAAGCAGCGCCATCATTAAAAACACGCACGTCTAAAAAATAATTCAGGCTTCCTTTTGAAACAGGGATTTTTGCACCTTTATAATGGTTACGGGCAGTTGAATGTGCGCCATACCATGGATATTGTTCGTTGAGCTCATAAACTTCGGCCTTGCCCAAAGTTACCCCCTCTGTAATGGTGGCTAAATCCAAAGCCATGCTGATAGCAGAAGGTTCAATTACCTTGATATTATTGCCGGAAATGAAATAGCTTAGTTTGTTCTTTTGTACAGAAAGGTTAAACGATATTTTCTGATTGGGGCTTTTTACCACAATATTGGTCTGTGAAGAAGCTTTTGCTGCCACCAACAGCAGCAGCAAAAGCAGGTAATTAATCCTAACCATAACCAAATATATTTACAAAAAGTCAGGATTCTGTGTCCAAACGTTCCTCATGATATCCATCTGCCCGAGAGGTATCGGGAACAGGTAAGATTTGAATTTACGTTTTGCCCCCGCGTTATTGTAAGGTATTTGAGGGATAACCTGGGCTGCAATCTTCCAGCGGATCAGGTCGTTATAGCGCAAACCTTCGAAAGCGAGCTCCACGCGGCGCTCATTTCTGATGATCTCGCGAGTGAGTGCCAGTTTAGGCGGCATATTTACACCAGGCCTTGCCCTTACATCGTTCAAGGCTTTCAACGCGCGGCTGTCTGCGCCTTGCCCGCTTTCAAACATGGCTTCAGCATACATCAGCAAAAAGTCTGCATAGCGGATCTTTATCATGTGCTGATCGCTCAACGTTGCCCCAGAAGCATTATTTATGGAAAGGTTTACCCATTTTTTAATGGCCATCCCGGTATAAGGGATCTGCCCCTCAGCTGTACTTCCCAATTGTTTAAAACCCGCGGGATTATAAGCCCATGGATCGCCCGCTTCGAAAATGGTCATTTTCCTGCGCGGATCGTTGGGTTCATAGGCGTTTCTCATTTCTACTGTTGGAAATATAGACATACGTCCGCCGATTACCTGATCCAGCGAATGATAATCATCTGGGGCACGGAACTGTACCGAGAACATGATTTCCTTATTGTTGGCCTGGCCGCCAAAGAAAATACCTGCATAATCTGGTGCCAGCTGGAAAGGATTGGCAGGATCGCCAATCAGGCTCCATGCTGTGGTAGCCGCCTCGCCAAAACGCTCATTGTTTAACAGCACTCTTGTTTTTAAAGCAATAGCCGCACCTTTAACTGCACGCCCGTCTGTATAGGCAATTTGCGGCAGATTGGCAATGGCATAGTCAATGTCCTTGAGGATCTGGGTAACAACATCAGCTTTCGGCGAACGTGGGGTATTTAAAAAATCTCCCCCTGGTACTGCAGGTTGTAAAATCAGGGGCAGATCGCCATAAAGCTGCGTCAGTTCGTTATAATAATAAGCCCTCAGGAACATCGCTTCGGCCTTCATCTTTTTATTGGTTGACTCAAGCAGATTTGGCACACGGTCTACATTGGCCAGAAAATAATTGCATGCTGCAATCCCCTGAAAGCCAAAAGTAAAGGTCTTGCTTATAATACCAGTTGTGGCAGAGTTGTGATCGCCCCGCATCACCACATCAAAGGACTCATAACCCGATGTATTCGAGGCATTGTCCGACAGTGCTTCCCAATACAGGCCATTTCCACTCTGGTTTTTGCCATTGGAAAAAATAGGTTCTTTGAGTTTGGCATAGCAAGCTACCAGGGCTTTATTGGCCTCTCCCTCTGTACGCCAGTAGTTCTCTTCTTTAGGGTTGGAAAGCGGATCCTTGTCCAGTTCTTTTTTGCAGGATATGGCCAGCGCAGCCAATATCAACAGCATTCCGGTTTTTATTTTTAGTTTCATGTTATTCCTGTTTAAAGCGTAACCTTAAGTCCGAATGAATAAATTTTTGCCTGCGGGTAAATGGCTGCCCTTCCGTTTGCCGAAGCCCTTTCCGGGTCACTTCCTTCAAAGAAATTGGTGAAGGTAAGCAGATTATCACCCGACACATATAACCTTAGGGCCTGAATTTTTGCCTTGTTCAGCAATTTGGCTGGCAGGTTATAACCCAGCTGCAGGTTCTTTAACCTCAGGTAAGAAGCATCCTGTAACCACCAGTCAGAAACCTGTGTATTCGGCGCATAGAGCTCATTAAAAATATGTGGAATGGTATTGGAAGTCCCTTCGCCGTCCCAGGCATTTCTCCAGAAAGTAGGTGGCGGCCCCGCTTGTCTGAAAGGCGCAATTCCCCATTCCCTTACATAAATTTTACGTCCCTGTACCCCCTGGAAAAAGAAGCTGAGGTCAAAGTTTTTGTAATCGGCATTTACTGTTAAACCGTAATTAAATTTGGGAAAAGCCCCGCCCACCACTACACGGTCATCCGTTGTTATTTTACCATCTGGCACACCATTCGGCCCGCTTACGTCCCTATACTTCATATCGCCCGGTTTTGGTTTTACCAATGGAGTCGGTCCATTGTCAATCTCTGCCTGATTCTGATAAATCCCATCAAACAGGTACATATAAAAAGAGTTGTAAGGCAAGCCTTCCTGCCTGATGTAACCATTGGAATTGTCTATTTCACGTGCGCCAAACTTTACCAGTTTATTTTTATAGGTTTCAAAATTACCCTGTACCTTATAACGGAAATCATTTATTTTACCCTGATAGCCCAGCAGGAACTCAAAACCAGTGTTTTTCATTTCTCCGTTGTTTACCGTTGGCCCGGCAAGACCAATAAAATCAGGCACCTGTAGTTCTCTTAAAATATCTGTAGTCCGTTTGTTGTACCATTCTACCGAACCAGACAAACTTGAGTTGAACAAACTGAAATCCAGACCTAAATTGGTAACCGTTGTGGTTTCCCATTGTACATTGCGGTTGATTAGGTCGGTTTGGGTAACCCCCTGCTGTAAACTACCCCCTATAAAATAGAGATAAGGGTTTAAAACCGATTGATATGGATAAGGCATCGCTTCCCCTAAAAGCGTACGGTTTACGTTCTGGTTACCTACCTGTCCCCAGGATGCCCTTGCTTTTAGGCTATTGATCCAGTTTACATCTTTAAGAAAATCTTCCTGGTTGATCCTCCATCCTGCTGATGCCGAAGGGAAAAAGCCCCATTTATTTCCTGTTGGGAAACGTGAAGAACCATCATAGCGGAAATTTAGTTCTAAAAGGTATTTTTCTTTATAATCGTAGTTTAACCTTCCAAACAGGGATTGCAAGGCCCACTCATAGCTAAAGCCTTCAACGGTTTGTCCGCCTGGTTCAAAAATACTTGGGTCCAGCAGGTCATCTGATGGTGCATTTCTTTTAAAACCCTGCAAGCGGTCGTACCTGAAGGTTTCCTGACTAACGCCAAGCAATGCATTCAGGTTATGGTTTTCTGCAATTTTTTTGTTGTAGTTCAGGGTTCCGAAAATCGTGTACTGTACGTCCTTGTCATCGCGGACCGTCAGGTTGTTTTCACCAACCGTTCCATTCCACTGCGTGTTGTACAAGTAGCTGCCATTGGTTTCTGGCAGGAACATGTATCCTGGAACACCAACGATATGCACCTTGGTTTCTCTTTCATTGTATTTTACGGCACCTTTGATCTCGCCTTTTAAGCCTGGAAGGATGTCCACGTTCAAATAAGCAGAAGCCAAAGCATAGTGGTTATTCAGGTACCTCCCACCGTTTTCGGCCATGGCTACCGGGTTTTTATTACCGCCTTCAAATATATAGGCTTTGGCGGCATATCTTCCGCTACCGTCGGGTAACTTAGGGGTAAATGTAGGGTGAGCGGCAAGGGCGCTCAGGATCTGATCTTCGGTGGAATTCCCATCAAAATTTCCGTTTAGTGCCGTTTCATTACGTTTTCCTTTTGAGAAGGAAATATTGGTTCCGAAAGTTACCCTTTTGTTCAGCTCCGTTTTGAAGTTAAATTGTGCATCGTAACGTTTGTAACCAGTGGCAATCAGCATACCATCCTGATCCAGATAGCCCGCACCAAAATTATAGGTTGTACCTTCTTTACCTCCGTTTACACTCAGATAGTGCTGCTGCATAGGCGCTTTACGGAAAATCGCATCCATCCAATCAAAACTAGGGTACTGAGCAGGATTGGTAATCGCACCCTGACGATAAGCTTCAATTTGTGCAGGCGTATAACGCTGATTGGTACTTGTTCCGGTATGATCAATTGCCTTGTTCAGCAATTCCATAAACTCTACAGAATTGGTAATCCTGTCGTACATGGAAGTGGCACGCTGGCTACCAAAATTATAGTTGTAGTCGACATTTAACCTGCCGGCCTTACCTGCTTTTGTGGTCACCAAAATTACACCATTTGCTGCCCTGGATCCATAAATGGCTGCAGAAGCGGCATCTTTCAGCACTGATACATTTTCAATTTGATTGGGGTTCACATTATTTAAATCCCCTTCAACTCCATCAATTAAAATGAGTGGGTTATTGCTGGCCTTACTGAACGTGCCCATACCACGAATCTGGATACTTGCGGCCTCCGCTCCCGGCTGTCCGGAATTCTGGGTTACCTGTACACCAGGCATACGGCCCTGTAGCAAAGATGTTGTATTGGGTGCCTGGCGGGTGGTAAGCTCATTACCAGAAACAGAAGCAACAGCTCCTGTCAGGTTCACTTTTTTCTGGGTACCATAGCCCACCACTACCACTTCCGTAAGCGCTTTATCTTCTTCCTTCATGACTACATTGAAGCTGGTCCTGTTGTTTACCTGGACTTCCTGTGGGGCGAAACCAATAAAAGTAAAAACAAGCGTTCCTGAACCGTCGGGCAGTGTCAATGCAAAATTACCATTGCTATCGCTCATGGTTCCGGTATTGCTGCCTTTCAACTTGATGCTTACACCCGGCAGCGGCCCACCCTTATCGTCAGTTACCTTGCCCTTAATGTCTATTTTCTGCTGTACAACAGCAGCGTCGTTTACGGCCGACTGGCGCTCCCTTGGTTTTACAATTACCGCCTTGTCTTTAATCACAAAGGTAAAAGGCTGGTCTTCAAAGCAGCGTTTCAGCACTTCTTCCAACGTCTCATTTTGTACAGAGAGATCTATTCTTTTGGCATTCTTCAATGCATTCAGGTCATAAAAGAAATCGTATCCGCTCTGCTTGCGGATTTCCTTAAATAACTGTTCCAGTCGCGCACCTTTTTGCGACAAAGTGATGCGTTGTGCCCTGCTTGCCTGGGCAAATTGCAAAAATACGGTGACCAGTAATATGGTGGCTATTTTCATCACCAGTAGAAATTTGTGTACAAAGCCCCTTGGCTTACATACAGATTGTGTGTAAAAGTTCATACATTTGGTTAGTTGGGGTTTAAACGAAAATTAACTGTTGGAGGGCAATCCCAGCCATTTTTTTACCGGGGGTGGTTGCTACACTTCCGGTTTTTTTATGGCATCATCACCTCAATTTAGGGACTATCCGATATCGTATCTCTTTTTCTCATGCTGTTTAAATTTTTGGTTTTGCTGTTTATTTTGTTGTATCTGTTACGGTAATACGCTTGCCTTCTATATGGAAATGCACGCTGCCGGTTTCTTCCATAATTCCCAATACGGATGAAATATTTTTTGAGCGCGATATGGATCCTCCGAATTTAAGGTGGTCGAATACGCCTTTATAGATTACTTCTACATCGTACCAGCGGGCTACCTTTCTCATGATGCTTTTCAGGTCTTCCCCATCGAAAATAAAGTCACCTTGCTTCCAGGCGAGCACTGCTTCAAGATCTGCTTTCTTCACCTTTATGCCCTTGTTGTCCAATTCGCTTTGTTCTCCTGGCTTTAAAGTTATCTTTTCAGCTTCCGCAGCCGGGATTACACGAACTGAACCTTCAGCAAGGGTAGTTTTAACACTGCCTTCATCGGCATAACTGTTGATATTAAAATGGGTACCCAGTACATGTACTTCCTGACCGGCGGTTTTAACGATGAAAGGCATTTCCCGGTTTTTTGCTACTTCGAAATAGCCTTCTCCGGTTAGGGTTACCATCCGCTTATCTCCCACGAACTTTGCAGGGTAGCGCAATGAAGAGGCTGCATTTAGCCAAACCCGGGTACCGTCGGGAAGATTAATCTGGTATTTGCCCCCTTTAGGGGTTTCAATAGTATTCAATAAATTGGTGCTGGTTTCAGTATCTTCTTTTACTGTATAAACCAACTGTCCGTCTGCAGTTTTAGTAATACTTAATCCGGCTTCTTTGGCTATTTCGCCATTGGCAGCATCGGTAAGGGAAATTTTCCGGCCATTGGCCAGGGTCAGAAAAGCTTTATCCCCGCCCGGCACGACATCATCTTTTGCGCTGCCATTTGCCATAGGTACATCTTTCTGGCGATTGCCGGTTAAATACACAACTGACACCACTAAAAACACTACAGCTGCCCAGGCAGCAGCTTTAAAAAGATATACCTTTCCGGAGGCAGTTTTTTCTAAAGGCCTGGTAGTCTTTTCAGCCAGTGAGGTCCAGACCTGATCTTTGCTTTTCGTGATGACCTCATGCGCAGGTGCCTGCTGCCGCTCCAGTTCCAGGTACCAGCTTTCCACAATTGCTTTTTCTTCTTCAGAGCAATTACCGGATTTATATTTTTCCAATAATTTATGCGGGTCCTTTTGCATGCCGTTTACCTGTTTTTTGGTTTTATAACAGTATGACAGGAAACTCCGGGGGTATAGGGTACTCTGTTTTTAAAAAAAATAAAAAAAAATACCAACCCCGGCCGGTCTTGCCTTTCAGGGTTGGTATTTGACAAATGGAGAAGCCTACAATTTATCCAATATTGCTTCCAGCGCTTTCATGTTTAAGTCCCGGCCTATGATCTTTCCCGTCGGGTCGACCAGCACCGTAGTCGGATATTTGCTAATTGCAAATTGCTCCAGGGATACACTTTTATTGCCCTGCTCATCTATCACCTGCAACCAGGGCAATTTTTCCTTTTCCAGGTCCTTGAGCCAGGCAGCCTTACTGTTTTCTGTAGCCAGCCCTAAAATCTCAAATCCCTTACCCTGGTATTTGGCATATAAGGTCCGCAGCTCCTTAAAAGCTACATGGCATGGACCGCACCAGCTTCCCCAGAAATCGATCAGGACATACCTGCCCTTTAGCGAAGAGAACTTTAACGGCTGTCCTTGCGGATCATTTAAAGTAAAATCTTCTATAAAATTGCCGATAACGGAATTCTTACGGCCATTGATCTGACTCAGTAAATTATGGCCAAAAAAATTATCCATTACCATGGGAGCGAGCTTTTTACTCAAGGCTTCCGCAGTAGGGAGATCCAGGTTCTCTACATAACTTTGCATCAACAGCACCGAAGCGAAGGAGTTTGGGTACATATTTACTGTACTGATCAAATGCTTTTTCAACAGTTCATTATAGACTGCTTTTCCTGTGGTATACTCCGCAATCATATCTTTATATTTCTGCGCCGTGGTATCCCGCTTCATATCATACAGGTATGCCTTACCGTATTTATTGATCAGATCGTTCATCAGCTTTTCGTAAACGGGGTCTGTGGCTTTTGCAAATGCATCATAAATAAAAAAACCGCTGCTCCCCTTTACTTCCGATAGATTAAAACGCCGCATATCTGCCTTGATGCTCATTTCTGAAGCCTTTTCGAAAGGAATGATCAGCACCGAATAATCTCCAGTGGTTCTTTTCTCGTAACCACTGTAAAAGGCGTATTCACCAGCCTCTGTAAATGGCCTCGAAAAGCGGAAAGCACCGTTGCTGATTTTTGCGCTGTCGCGGACCATTTTTGGTTGATTAGAAAACAGGTAAACATATTCCCCGTTGTATTTCACATCGGCCTTGCCTTTAAAAACAACTTTTTCTGCTGTTGCTGGAGTTTGTGCAAGAGCATTGATGCCTGATCCTGTAATCAGGATCAGGGCTAATGTATAGAATTTAGTCATCATTATTCAGCAGGATTTGGTTCCATCAGACCGTTGGCGCTCATCTCGGCCACCGGAATTGGAAGTATAAAAGAGAAGCGGGATTTAACGGCAGGCCTTATGCCCTGCAGCGTGGCCATAGGAAGCCTGCGCATAGCCAACCAGTCCAGTCCGCTTTCCTGCAGGAAATTTTTCCTTACTTCCTGTACAATGAGCAATTGCAGGGCGTCAGGTGTAACTGCTTCGTCTACTTTACTGAAATCAGTTAGCCCTGCGTGCCCCATCACTGTTTTCAAATTTGATTTTGCCTTTGTAAGGTCTCCCTTTGCCAGAGTAATGGCCTCGGCCTGGGTAAGGTAAGCCTCTGTTAAGCGGAAAGCATAACTGTTGCATACCAAGGGGGCCTTAAGCGGTGCCATCACATTTCCTGAAAAATACTTTGTGATGGAAGGCAGGATGCCATTGATGTTTTTGGCGTCTTTATACATCCAGTCTTTCCTCGGATCGTTGGCCAGCAAATCCTTCAAAGCCGGTGTGACATAAAAATCTACGCTCGTGTTGTTCAGGTAAAATTTGTAACGCTCAGTCGGAAAAGGCTGTACTGCCAGCATCACCTCCTCACTGCTGAAACCCTTTACATGGAACAGGTCCTTTAAATTTGGTTCAAGTTTAAAATTACTGTTTAGAATGATGTCCTCGGTCAGGCCAACTACCTGTTCATAGTCACCTGCTGCCCCGCGGTTGATCAGCACACGGGCCTTTAACATTTTGGCTGCCCACAGATTGGCATAGTGGATCTTACTGCCTCTCGGGGGCAAACCGGCAATCGCGTCGTCCAGATCTTTAAGTATCGCATTATAAGAAGCCGCTACAGAACTTCTGGCCATTCGTATCTGTTCTGCTGATACAAACTCGTCCCTCAGTATAATCCCATATTTACTGTTTATGTCATAATATTGCCCGAAATAAAGGAGCAGGTCTGCATTTGCAAAAGCACGCAGGAACTTCGCTTCTCCGATCATTTGCTTTTTCCGCTCTGCCGGGATGTTTTCTACTGGTGCTACATTCTTTAGAAAACCATTGGCTGCGTTTACCATATCGTAGCCATACTCCCATTTAGAACTTAGGATATTGTTGGGATTGCGGTAGGCCATATTCATGAATCCATCCTGTCCGTAAGCATAAGCTACAGTTCCGGCCAGTTCTGAAGGCATGATTTCGTTAACGGTAGCCCACCTCACAGATTCTATTCCCGTAATGTTATCTGTACCTGCATAGGCAAAGGCATAATAAACACCATTTAATACGGTTTCGGCACTTTTAAGGTCTATGATCACATTACCATCTACCAGCTTGTTGGTAGGATAAACATTTAGTTGCTTGTCGCAGGAGATAAAAGTACCGGCGACCAGCAATAGCAGCAATAATCTGAATTGTATGTATTTCATTTCAATGTTGTGTTAAAATCCAAGTTTAAGTCCTAATGAAAATGTGCGCACTACCGGGTAATTGCTCACGTCAAAATAACCACCACCCACACTATAGGTATCATTGGTAGTTTCAGGATCATTTCCGGGATATTTTGTAAGGGTAAACAGATTAGTGGCCGACATAAAGACCGAGGTATTGTTCAGTCCGGCGCGCTGCATCCATTTTGCTTTGTTAAACCTGTAATTCAGGTTCATGGTCCTTAATTTAATGTACGAAGAACTGAACACATCGATGCTGGAAGGCATCGGCATGGTTCCCTCCAGCACCAGGCGCTCGCGGTCGGTACTGGTATTGCCGGCATGATAGCGGTTAAGCATAATCACATTGGCATTGGCCGCACCCGAGAACTGGCGACTGCTCACATGATCGCCCCATAGCAACCTGCCTCCCTGCGAAAAGGTAAAGAACAATTGCAGGTCCAGGTTTTTATAGCTGAAAGCCTGGCTCATTCCCCCATAATACTTAGGTGCCGCATGCGCCATGATCGTCCTTTGATCGGCAAAGGCGGAATTGCGCGATTTAAAATACTCGTAATCCAGCTGGTACATCGGGTCGCCAATGCCCAGATAAGGATATAGGATAGGCTGCAGGGGGCCGATCTCTTTTTTATAGGCATCCAGCTGTTGCTGGGTTTTAATGATGCCTACAAAGGTATAGCCCAGCATCATTCCCAACGGCATCCCTTCCCTCATCAGGGTGTTCTGCCATTCCAGACCAGTCATATTTCCAATCTGACGCAAACTGGCTGTCGGATCCAGCCTGGTCACAATAGTTTTGTTCCAGGTCAGGTTTAAGGAAGCATTCCATCTGAAATCTTTGTGCTTTATAATATCACCCTGTATGCTAAACTCAAAACCTCTGTTTTTCAAATCGGCCGTATTGGCGAGCAATGTATAATATGAGGTACTTGGTGCAATCGGCAGGTTAAGCAGGGCGCCATTGGTGCGTTTATCGTAATAATCGGCTGTAAGCTGCAACCTGTTGTCAAACAAGGAAATATCCAATCCCAGATCGACAGATTTAGTGCTCTCCCACTTGATGTTCTCATTACCAAGTTGAGTTGGCGTTAGTGCATTGGCACCGGCGTAGGCCTTAGGTGTATACAGTGTACGGTACATCTGGTCGCCAATATTCTGGCTTCCGGTAAGTCCGTAACTTCCCCTCAGCTTAATGTCTTCTATCCATTTCACATCTTTCAGGAAGTTCTCTTTGGAGATCCTCCAGCCCAAAGCCGCCGAAGGGAAATAGCCAAATTTATTGTTGGTACCAAACTTGGAGGAACCGTCTGTCCGCCCGGTAAAAGTGAACAGGTATTTGTCCAATAAAGTATAATTTGCACGCAAATAGAAGGACAACAAATAACTCTGCGGCCCGCCTGGTTCATCGCCACGCGTAAACAAGGGTGTTATGGCAGAGGAAAGGTTATTTAAGGAATGATCATTTGGATATCCCGAAGCCGTGGCACTGAAAAAGCTGTTCTTCCTGGTTTCATAAGATGTACCGGCCAACACGTTGATGTCGTGAATGTCGGCTATGGTTTTATTATAGGTAAGTGTGTTTTCCAGGAACCAGTTGCTCATCCTGCTGTTGGAATTACTGCCAATACCGGAATTTCCAGAAGTGCTGCCAAAATAATTTCCGGTAAGGATAAAGCTGGGCATGTAATTGCGCTGGTTATAGGTTTGCATGTTCAGAGAAACCGTGCTCTTAAACTCCAGTGCTTTAGTGATGTCGTATATTGCAGACAATGAGCCCAGCATACTGAATGTTTTGGCATTGTTAGTGGCCTGCAACAGGCCAACAGGGTTTTCATAACCCATGTAATCTTCGCCCGCTCGTCCTGCGAAAGAAACCGGCATGCCGTTTTCATCGTACGGTGCAAGATCGGGCCTTGCCCTTAATGCCTGTCCGTAAGCTCCATCGCCAATGTTCTGATTGGTATAACCCAGGTTTAAATTGGTGATGAACCGGAATTTGCTGCCAATCTCGTTCTCAATGTTCAGCTTGCCCGCTACACGTTCATAGTTGGTAGACTTTAGCACGCCAGGTGTCTGGTTAAAGGAAATGGAGCTGAAATATTTGGATGCAGCACCACCTCCCTGTACAGAAAGATCAGCATTGTGCGACACTGTATTGCGCGTTACTTCTTTCAGCCAGTTGGTGTTGGCCTTGCCGAAAAAGTCCTTGGGATTATTCAGTATCTGTTCTACATTTTCCGGGATATAATCATCGCCTGCCGCCTCGGCAGCATCAAATAAATTCTGTGCCGATTCGGTAAGCAACATCCTGTACTGCTCTGCATTTAACAATTTGGGCAGTTTGGGTGTGGTTAAGGTGGAATAATAATTTGCAGAGATTTGCGGTTTCATGTCCTTCTTACCCCTTTTTGTGGTAATCATGACTACCCCATTTGCAGCCTTTGAGCCGTAAATTGCAGTGGAAGAAGCATCTTTGAGGATACTGATGGATTCGATGTCCTCTACATTCAGGCCACCAAGACTATTCAGACCATTGGTAAAGGCAGTAGATAAACCAGCGTTCATGCTCCCCATTCCGTTAATTTCATTGCCGACCGGGCTGCCTACATCAAATCCCGGGTTAACGAAGTTATTGGTTATCTGCACCGGTACACCATCGATGATATATAGGGGATCGTTTCCGCCCAGTAAGGAGCTGGATCCCCTGATCCTGATGCGCACGGCGCCACCCGGAGAACCATCGGCCTTGGTTACCTGCACGCCGCTGGCCCTGCCGGCCAGTGCATTGTCTACCGTAGCAAAAGGTGCGTCTTTGATATCTGCCGCATTTACTACAGCCACAGAACCGGTAAGGTCTTTCTTTTTAGTATTGCCATATCCCACTACCACCACCTGGTCCAGGCTCGAAGTCTCGGGCTCCAGGGAAATGTTGATGGTTGTTTGATCGGCAACAGCGACCCTCTTTTGCTGATAGCCAATATAGCTGAACACCAGCAAGTCGCCCTTATCGGCTTCAATGCTGTAAGCACCAGACCCCTCAGAGATGGTGCCCTTTCCGGTCGTTTGGTTTAAGATGGTGACACCCGGTATCGGACGTCCCCCCTCATCGGTAATTTTGCCCTTAACGGGGTTCTTTTGGTTAAACAGGTTCAATACCTTGTCCGCGAGCGATTGAGGCGCTTGTTTTACAACAATGTTATTGCCGTTAACAATGCTGAACGTTAAGGGAAGTGATTTGAAATGCGTGTTCAGCACTTCTTCTATACCGGCATTTTTTACATGGATGCTTACGCGTTGCCTGTAAATATTGTTGTCGTACAGAAACACATAGCCCGTTTGTTTCTCAATTGCTTTAAAGACCTTTTCTATCGGCACGTTGTGCTCCGATAAAGATATCTTTTGGCCGTATCCTACAGCACTTGCCTGCATTAATGTTACAAATAACATCAAGGTGGTAAGCTTCATAATTCTTACTAGAAATTTTAATTTCACTACTTTTGTAAAGTTTGGATTAATAAAAAATGGTTTAGATGAATTGTTTTTCCCTTAAGGGATTGGTCCGGACGCTTATGCGGGGGTGCTGGTAACACCTCCGCAAT from Pedobacter africanus includes:
- a CDS encoding RagB/SusD family nutrient uptake outer membrane protein, with protein sequence MKYIQFRLLLLLLVAGTFISCDKQLNVYPTNKLVDGNVIIDLKSAETVLNGVYYAFAYAGTDNITGIESVRWATVNEIMPSELAGTVAYAYGQDGFMNMAYRNPNNILSSKWEYGYDMVNAANGFLKNVAPVENIPAERKKQMIGEAKFLRAFANADLLLYFGQYYDINSKYGIILRDEFVSAEQIRMARSSVAASYNAILKDLDDAIAGLPPRGSKIHYANLWAAKMLKARVLINRGAAGDYEQVVGLTEDIILNSNFKLEPNLKDLFHVKGFSSEEVMLAVQPFPTERYKFYLNNTSVDFYVTPALKDLLANDPRKDWMYKDAKNINGILPSITKYFSGNVMAPLKAPLVCNSYAFRLTEAYLTQAEAITLAKGDLTKAKSNLKTVMGHAGLTDFSKVDEAVTPDALQLLIVQEVRKNFLQESGLDWLAMRRLPMATLQGIRPAVKSRFSFILPIPVAEMSANGLMEPNPAE
- a CDS encoding SusC/RagA family TonB-linked outer membrane protein, with translation MKLTTLMLFVTLMQASAVGYGQKISLSEHNVPIEKVFKAIEKQTGYVFLYDNNIYRQRVSIHVKNAGIEEVLNTHFKSLPLTFSIVNGNNIVVKQAPQSLADKVLNLFNQKNPVKGKITDEGGRPIPGVTILNQTTGKGTISEGSGAYSIEADKGDLLVFSYIGYQQKRVAVADQTTINISLEPETSSLDQVVVVGYGNTKKKDLTGSVAVVNAADIKDAPFATVDNALAGRASGVQVTKADGSPGGAVRIRIRGSSSLLGGNDPLYIIDGVPVQITNNFVNPGFDVGSPVGNEINGMGSMNAGLSTAFTNGLNSLGGLNVEDIESISILKDASSTAIYGSKAANGVVMITTKRGKKDMKPQISANYYSTLTTPKLPKLLNAEQYRMLLTESAQNLFDAAEAAGDDYIPENVEQILNNPKDFFGKANTNWLKEVTRNTVSHNADLSVQGGGAASKYFSSISFNQTPGVLKSTNYERVAGKLNIENEIGSKFRFITNLNLGYTNQNIGDGAYGQALRARPDLAPYDENGMPVSFAGRAGEDYMGYENPVGLLQATNNAKTFSMLGSLSAIYDITKALEFKSTVSLNMQTYNQRNYMPSFILTGNYFGSTSGNSGIGSNSNSRMSNWFLENTLTYNKTIADIHDINVLAGTSYETRKNSFFSATASGYPNDHSLNNLSSAITPLFTRGDEPGGPQSYLLSFYLRANYTLLDKYLFTFTGRTDGSSKFGTNNKFGYFPSAALGWRISKENFLKDVKWIEDIKLRGSYGLTGSQNIGDQMYRTLYTPKAYAGANALTPTQLGNENIKWESTKSVDLGLDISLFDNRLQLTADYYDKRTNGALLNLPIAPSTSYYTLLANTADLKNRGFEFSIQGDIIKHKDFRWNASLNLTWNKTIVTRLDPTASLRQIGNMTGLEWQNTLMREGMPLGMMLGYTFVGIIKTQQQLDAYKKEIGPLQPILYPYLGIGDPMYQLDYEYFKSRNSAFADQRTIMAHAAPKYYGGMSQAFSYKNLDLQLFFTFSQGGRLLWGDHVSSRQFSGAANANVIMLNRYHAGNTSTDRERLVLEGTMPMPSSIDVFSSSYIKLRTMNLNYRFNKAKWMQRAGLNNTSVFMSATNLFTLTKYPGNDPETTNDTYSVGGGYFDVSNYPVVRTFSLGLKLGF